The Acidobacteriota bacterium nucleotide sequence GCTATCTGGTGAGGGTTCCACCGAAGCCGGAAGAAGGCGTCACCGTGGTCCCCGACCCGACTCAGATCATCCTGCGATACGACAAGGACGGAAACGCGTTCATCAACAAACAGCAGGTTCCGCTCGCCGAGTTTGGCCCCAGGCTGGAGCAGACGCTGAAAGGAAACACAGGGAAGATGGTGTTTTTCGCCGGCGATCCGGAAGCCAACTACGACGAGACGGTCGATTTCCTCGACACGGCACGCGCGGCAGGAGCCGAGAACATCGGCATCATCGTCGAGGACATCTGGCAACCGAGCGAAACGATGCGGGAGCTGGCGAGGGAGTAGTCCGGTTCGTCATCGCGTTGAACTGAATGGGCACGCGTTCCACCGCGTGCCTTTTTTCTGAACGCATTCGTCCACTCCCTGAAGAACGGAGGAATCCTTGAAAACCGCAGAGCGAAAAGAAGTCGTCATTCTCGACGGCGCCCGAACCGCGATGGCGGAGTACGGCGGCCATTTCACCGAAATCACCGCTCTCGACCTCGGCGCTCACGCCGCCTCGGCTGCCATGAAGCGAAGCGGAGTCGAGCCCTCGGAGATCGATCACGTCATCGTCGGCAATGCGCTGCAGACCTCCGGCGATGCGATCTACGGAGCACGCCACGTGGGCCTAAAGGCAGGCGTGCCGAAGGAAGTTCCGGCTCTGACCGTCAATCGTCTCTGCGGCAGCGGCATCCAGTCGATCGTCTCGGCCACCGAGCAGATCCTGCTCGATGAGGCCGAAACCGTGCTCGCGGGCGGAATGGAGAACATGTCGCAGGCTCCGCACGTCATCCGCGGCGCCCGCACCGGATTCCGACTGGGCCAGGGACAGCTCGAAGATTCGTTGATGGTCGCCCTGCTCGACACCTACTGCGGCTTCTACATGGCGCAAACCTCGGACAACCTCTCGCGAAAGTACGAGATCTCGCGGGAAGCCCAGGACGAGTACGCCATCCGCAGCCAGGAGCGCGCTGCCGAAGCTGCGAAGGCCGGAAAGTTCGACGAGGAGATCGAGCCGATCGAAGTCGGCAGGAAGAAAACCGTCGTCGACAAGGACGACCACATGCGTCCGGATACGACCTTGGAGGGCCTCCGGAAGCTCAAGCCGGCGTTTTCCCAGGACGGTTTCGTCACCGCCGGAAACGCCAGCGGTATCGTCGACGGTGCTGCGATGGTCGTGGTGACGACGGGGGATGGTGCGAGGGCGGCCGGAAAGAAACCGCTCGGCCGGATCGTCTCATGGGGGATCGCCGGCTGCGATCCCGCGATCATGGGGATCGGACCAGTGCCCGCGATCGGAAGCGCGCTCGACCGCGCGGGAATGAAGCTCGACGAGATCGATCTGATCGAGATCAATGAGGCCTTCGCCGGCCAGATCCTCGCCGTCGTCAAAGAGCTCGGCATCGACGAAGAGAAACTCAACGTCAACGGCGGCGCGATTGCGCTGGGGCATCCGCTGGGGGCGACCGGGACCCGGCTCGTCTATACGCTTCTCAAGGAGCTTCGCAGAGCTGGTAAGCAGTACGGCCTGGCCTCCGCCTGCATCGGCGGTGGGCAGGGAATCGCGATGGTGGTCGAAGCCGTGTAGCAGCGTGAGAATCGTAAGCCGCCGAAAGGCGGCGCCAGAGCGCACCCCCGGCTTTCAGCCGGGGCACACAACCGCGACGCCTCTCAATGCCCGAGCCCCTTTCAACGGACGACAGAATCCGGTCTCTACCCGAAACAGTGTGACGGAGCAGTCAAAGCCTGGCCGGCCGACGAACCCACCGAGCTTCCGGGACGTCTTTATGAGTGAGAAGCGTCGAGACGACGATGAGACGACCGATCCTCCTAGCGGTAGGTATACTCCTTCTGGTCGCAGCGACCGGCCAATCGGTTCTGCCTGAGCGCCCGGTCACGCTCTGCAGTGTAGTTGCCGGTTTTTCTGGTCGACTGTTCGAGTCTCTGATCGTCTCGGCGCTTCCCCTTTCCGGTTCATCCGACGGAGTCCGCACCGATGTGGAGCTCGTTCTCGCGGAGCAGATCCCGTCGCCGGAGGAGGTAAGCGAAACACCCACCGCGGCCGTACCCACTCCCGAGCTCGCCCGGCTGTCCCTGACCCCATCCACCGAACCACTCGGGGGCTTCAGCGCCGTATGGTTGAATGGCCGCGCCATCGACGAGCTCACTTCCCTCGCAGCGAAAGCCTCGGTGCACCGGATCAAAGTCCATCGTGCGAACCAGCTCCCAGCGGTCGCATCGGTCGAGTCGCCAACCTGCACCGGTTGACCCGGGCGGGCTCAACGACCAGGACTGCCGCGACGAAGAGCGATGTCGTGGCGTGGCCGGATCAGGCAGTTTCAATCAGACCGCGAGGGCCAGGGCGATGAGAGCGCCCAGAAGAAGGAGCGACCCGGCTGCCGAACCGCAGCCACCCGACCGGTGGAGCGGCTTCCATTGGTGTTGCTGTTTCCAACTGTCGTCTCCGCGAGCGTAGGCGAGGAACACCTGGATCAGCTCCTCCTCGGACAGACTCTTTCCGGTCGCCTCGAAGTGCCGGGAATCGTCGAGCTCCTTGTATTCGAGTTGATACCCCTCTTCACGAGAGCCCGCGGTTTGCAGGAAAAAATGATCGGACCGCGCAAGAACGACAAACGAGTCGACGCCTCCGGGAAGAGATCTGATCGCGTTCACGATCTGATCGGAGGTCGGCTCGGAGAGATCGGGTCCTGTCCCTGTTGAAAGCTTCAAATGTCGCCTCGCGACGAAGCAGCTCCTCAGACGGCTGCCCGCGACGGATGATTGTACCGGTCGGGTCGTGCTTCCAGGAGCATGGCGTTCCTCCTGCCCGCCGGACTTTCATGGGCGCCGCGTCGATGCCACGAATCCGCGTGGCTTCTCGGAGGTGTCAATCAGCGGCTGGGCGCTTTCCCCAGGCCGAGAGCCACAGCCAGCCGGTCGAAGTCGTCGAGCGTGAGCGATTCGGCCCGGGCGGCCGGCTCGATTCCCGCGTCTCCGAGGGCGCTCTCGATCGCCTGGCGCGACGGCCCCTCGAATCCCGCCAGGATGTTGTTGATAAGCGTCTTTCTTCGCATCCGGAAAGCTGCGGAGATCAGCTCCTCGAGTGCATCTGCAGGAGTCATCAGGTCGGGCTCCGCACGCTCGAATCGAACAACCGCGCTTCTCACCTTCGGCTGGGGACGGAACGCCCCCGGTCCGAGCTCGAGGACGAGCTCGCAGTCCGCGTGAATCTTCGTCGCGACGGTCAGGTACCCGTAGCTCTTGCGGCCAGGGGGGGAGACGTAGCGTTCGGCCACGTCCTTCTGAACCATGAAGGCAGCGCTGAGAAAACCGGGGTGGCGAACGATCCGCGCGATGATCGGGTTGGCGACGTTGTAAGGGAGGTTTCCGAAGGCGTGGAACGCTCCCGGCGGGAGCGGTGCCTCGACGGCGTCGGCCTCGACGACCTCGAGATCCCGCCCCTCGAACTTCGAGCGAAGCCAGGCCACCAGATCCGGATCGATCTCGAGAGCCGTGACGGACAAGCCTCGATCGAGCAGCGCTTCCGTCAGAGCACCCTTTCCAGGTCCGATCTCGAGCACGACCGCCCGCGGCTCGGGATCGATCGCATGGGCGATACGGTCTATCGCCCGCCGATCCTGGAGAAAATTCTGCCCCCAACGTTTCTGTGGCGTGTGATTCGATGGCCCGTTCACTGCGTTAAAGTAACTCAGGAAGCTTCAAAACAGGTGGAAAGCGGAGGAGGAATGGTCGAACAACTCGACGAGCAGACGATGAATGAGCGGTTGGCCGCTGCCCATGAGCGGATCGTCGCTCTCAGGAGGGAGATCTCTCGGGCGATCGTGGGCCAGGAGCGCCTGATCGATCGGCTTCTCGTGGCACTGCTGGTTCGCGGCCACGTGCTGCTCGAGGGGGTCCCGGGACTGGCCAAAACCCTGCTGGCGAAGGTTCTAGCATCGTCGGTCGAAGGGACGTTCAAGAGGATCCAGTTCACCCCGGACCTTCTGCCGGCCGATCTCACAGGAACCCTGATCTTCGACCCCGCGCGCGGCATCTTCACGCCGCGATTGGGGCCGATCTTCGCCAACATCGTTCTGGCCGACGAGATCAACCGGGCCCCGGCGAAGGTTCAGAGCGGTTTGCTCGAAGCGATGCAGGAGCGACAGGTGACCATCGGAGACGCCACATGGGCACTTCCCGATCCTTTTCTGGTCATCGCGACCCAGAACCCGATCGAACAGGAGGGGACGTACGTGCTTCCGGAAGCGCAGGTCGACCGCTTTCTGATGAAGGTAATGGTCGATTATCCGGAGCGGGAGCAGGAGGAGAAGATGCTGGCGATGTACCTCGATCCAGCGAGCATGGAGATCGACATCCGGAAGATCCTGAACCTCGACGATCTCGAAGCTCTCATGGCGATGGTCTCGCGAGTGCACGTCGACGAGCGGATCATCCGATACATCGTCGCCATCGTGTCCGCCACCAGGGACCCGCGGGAGGGACGGATTGTCCGGCTGCGGGAAAAGATCGAGTTCGGTGCTTCTCCACGCGCCTCGATCGCGCTGGCACACGCGGCGAAAGGGTTCGCATTCCTCCAGGGGAGAGGGTATGTGGTTCCGGAGGACGTCAAGGACGTCGCGCCGGATGTGATCCGGCATCGGTTGATTCCAACCTACGAAGCGGTTGCCGAGCGAATGACTCCCGACATGATGATCCGGGAGATTCTGGGGGCCGTACCGGTACCGTGAAGCGATTTCTGGATTGGTTTCGGAGAGAGTCGCCCGCGCCGCGCGAAGATGCGGACGCAAGACGTCTGCGCCATCTGGAGCTGACGACTGCAAAGCTGATCAGGGAAGGTTTCACCGGTCAGTTTCATGCGGCATTTCACGGACGCGGCATCGAGTTCCATCAGTTGAGGCACTATCAGCCGGGTGATGACATTCGAACGATCGACTGGAACGTGACGGCACGGAGCGGAGTACCCCATGTCAAGGAGTTCATCGAGGAGCGGGATCTGACCATCATGATCTGTCTCGACACTTCAGGCTCGATGGGATTCGGTTCGGTCGACCGACGGAAGATCGACGTCGCGGTCGAGCTGGTGTCGGTGTTCGCCTTCGCCGCGAATCACAGCCGCGACCGGGTCGGTCTGGTCACGTTCGGTGACGAGATCCGCGCCCATCTTCGTCCGGGCCGCTCGACGCAGCACGTCCAGCGATTGGTGCGTGACGCGTTCGGCGCCGGATCGCGGTGTCATGGAGGATCCGACTATGCCGTACTGGCCGAGTTTCTCGCAGCAACGCTGAAGCGCCAGTCGATCATCATCCTCCTGACGGATCTCCTCGGAGGAAGCGAACCGGCGCTCCGCCCGGTCGCCTTCCGGCACGATCTGATCATCACGAGGATTCTCGATCCTCGCGAGCGCGCTTTTCCGTCGCGTGGTATCGCGGAGCTCGAGGATGCCGAAACCGGGGAGCGCATCGCCGTCGATCTCGGCAGAGCGGGCACCTCGCAGCTGTTCGCCCAGGTGGAGCGCTCGCTCGAACGGGAGGCAATCCGGTCCGCAACCGACGTCCTCAATCTGTCGACCGTCCGTCCCTTCGATCGGGATCTGATTCGTTTCTTCGAGAGCAGGATCGCCAGATCCTCGAGGAGGATCGCATCCTGAGAAATCTGATCCTGTTCCTCCTCGTGATCGGCCTGGCGGCGGCGGCTGCTGCTGCTCCGACCGTGGGAGAGCCGTTTGCGATCGATTATCCGATCGAGCCGGGCGCCCGTCTCCTGCCGGCGCCGGGGCAGAGCCCGGACTGGGAGGTCATCTCGCAAGACGGCAGCCACATGGTTCTGCGAGCCTTCCGTCCCGGAGATCTCGAACTTCGATTCGAGATTGTCGACCGTTTCGGACGCGCTCGAAGCCTGGTCATTCCGCAGACGATTCAATCGGTCCTCGCCGAAGGTGAGACCGACCCGGCTCCGCTGTCCGGCCCGGTGCCGCCCCGCATACAACCGATTGGCTGGATCCTCCCGGCCGTCGCGACGCTCGCTGCTCTGCTTCTCTGGTTTCCTCTGCTGCGCGTCCGAAGAGGCGTCGCAAAGGAAGGCTCCCGGATCCGACGCCGGACGTTTCGTGAGGAGCTCGAGCGCATCCGGGCACTGGACCAGAACGCGGATCGATATTCGGAGCTCGCGAACGCGCTTCGGGCTTTACTGTCCGAGCTCGACGGAAATCTCGGATTGGAGCTCACCTCGGCCGAGGTGATCGCGCAGACCACGCTCCGGATGTCCCGTCGTTACGGCCACGCGCTCGCCGTTGTTCTCCGGTTTGGCGACAGGGAGAAGTTTTCAGGCTGGGGAGCTGATCCGGGCAGGTTCGACGAAGTTTTCATGCTCGCCGAACAATTCGCGTCGCTCGAACCGCGCGAGGTGGCCGCATGAGCACCCAGTGGGCTGATCCGCTCTGGTTCGGGGTCGTGCTGTTGCTGGTTCTGCGAGTGTGGCTGGCGATCGGGGACACGCGCCGGGGTCGCTTCGCATTCCGCTTCTCATCGCTGCAGCTCGTCGACACCGCGCGAGCGAAAGCAGGACCGACTCGATGGATCCCTTTCACGCTCGAGCTCGCGGGCTTGATCCTCGTGATCATCGCACTGGCCAGACCCCAATGGGTCGAGACGTCGGAGAACCAGCGGGAGGGAATCGACATCGCGATTGTCCTCGATGCATCCGGCAGTATGGCGGCGGAGGACTTCCGCCCCGACAACCGATTCGCCGTCGCCCGGCGCCTCGTGTCGGAGTTCATCGACCAGCGCACCGATGACCGTATCGGGATCGTCACGTTCGGTTCCAGAGCGGCCACACGAGCGCCCGTCTCGTTCGATCGCGACATCGCGAGAATGAGCCTGGCGGCAGCACAGATCGGCGAGAACGGGGACGGTACGGCGATCGGCCAGGCGGTCGCGACGGCCGTGAATCGACTCAGACCCTCGAAAACCGAGTCACGCGTCATCATTCTCCTGACCGATGGCGTGAACAACTCCGGCACGGTCGATCCCAACACCGCTGCGGAGCTCGCCGCCGCGCTGGGAATCCGCGTCTATACGATCGGGGTGGGGAGTCTCGGACCCGTGCCGGTTCCGGTGAGATTCCAGGATCCCTTCACTAATCAGATTCGAACGCGCTATCAGTACATCCGGGCGGATCTCGACGAGGAAATACTGAAGCGTATGGCGGAAGTCACGGGAGGACACTACTTCCGTGCCACGGATTCGGAGGCGCTCGAGGCGGTGCTCGATCGGATTGACGAGCTCGAACGCTCCGAGCTCGAAGCTCCGGAACATTACCGGGTCGAGGATCGCTATTTCCGGCCGCTCACCTGGGGCCTTGCTCTCCTTTTCATTTCAGCACTCAGCGGGAACACACTATGGATCCGGATACCCAGCTGACCTTTGCCAGACCGGAGCTTCTGGCTCTGATTCCGCTCGCGCTCGTCCTCGGGATCGTCGGGTACTGGATGGAGCAGCAGAGACGCCGGCGGGCGAACCGGTTTCAGTCGGAGCGCCTTCGTGGTGTCGGTCTTCCGGCGCGCGCAGCGGCGCCCTGGCTCTGGAGTCTCGCCGTCGTTTCCGCGCTCGTAGCGATAGCCGGGCCGAGATACGGAATGGTCGAGATGCCGACGATGACGTCGACTCAGTCGACGGTGATCGTTCTGGATGTTTCGAACAGCATGCTGGTCGAAGACGTCGGTGCCCCGCGACTGTCAGTCGCAAAAGCGATCATGAACGAGGTTCTCAATCGCATCGGAGGGCGCGTCGGGCTGGTCGTTTTCGAGGGGAGCGCCGAGACCCTCGCACCGATCACGGACGATCATGCTGCGGTCCGCCTCATGCTCGAGTCGATCGGCACCGGGGAGCTGGTCACATCGGGGTCGAGCATCGGGCTCGCGCTCACCACCGCGCTCGACCTCTTCGAGCGCGCCGGGACGGATTCCGGAATGATGATACTGGTCAGCGACGGCGAGAACCGCGGTGGAACCGTCGATCGCGCGCTGGAAACAGCTCGCCAGCGAAACGTGCGGATCCACACCGTGCTGGTCGGCACTCTCGCAGGTGGCCCGATCCCTGCCGATGATGGGAACCTCCGGGATGATGACGGCAGGATCGTCGTCAGCCGGGCACGTCCGGAGGACCTCCGGAAGATCGCGGCGGAAACGGGCGGGTCGTATTTCGAGAATCCCTTCAACGAGAGCGGTGTGCGCGGGATCGCCAGCACCATCGGACGAGGCGGCACCGCCGAGGATGACGCTACCGTCGCGGTTCCGGCCGATCGGTATCAGCTTCCGCTCGGCATTGCTCTCCTCTTCTTTCTTCTCTCCTCTTTCGTCAGGAGGGGTGCGGAATGAAGCTCCTGGTTCCCATGATCATCGGGGCTCTGTCGTTCGGAACCGTCTGGAGCGCGCTCACTCGGGAGTCGAGCTCGTCGCGTGCGGCCGCAGAGGGAATCGAGGCGTGGGAGCGGGAGGAGACGGGCGCGGCAGCGGAGGCATTCGGAACCGCCTGGCAGATACGGAAAGACCCCGGTTCCGCCTTCAATCTCGGAACGACACTGGCCGCGGGAGGCGAGCGAGATCTCGCGCTCCGCTTCCTCGAACAAGCCCGGACCGATCCTGGTCTCGCACCCGCATCCTTCTACAACGAAGGGACATTCGAGCTCGGGAACGGGAATCTGGAGGCATCGATCGAGGCGCTCAAGCAGTCGCTGAGACTCGACCCGGGCAATCGCAACGCCAAGCGAAACCTCGAGATTGCGCTGCAACAGCGCGAGGAGGAACAAAGCCGCAACCAGGAACAGCGCGGAGGCGGAGAGGAAGGCGAGGATCAGCAGCAGCAACCCGAGGAGGGCGAACAGGAGGGCCGAGAGTCGGAGGAGGGGAGCGAGGCCGAATCCGACCCCCGGCTCGAATCGATCCTGCAGTCGGTCGAAGATCAGGAGCGGGAAGAGCTTTCGAGGATGCGTCGTGCACGAGCCCGAAGCCGGGGCAACGACTGGTGAACCGGATCTTTCTGCTCCTGATTCTTCTGATCGCAAGTCCCGTCGCGGCCGAAGTTTCGATCGAGGGAGTTCCGGAGACCGTCGAAACGGGAGAGCTCTTCGACTTCGATCTCGTGCTCGAAGGGGATGACTGGTCGAAGGCCCCGGAAGAGATCGATGCTTCGAACGTCACAATCGATGGGCCGCCCGATCAGTCCACCGAGTATCGCCGGATCGACGGGGAAGTCGAGAGGATCAGGAGGTACCGTTATCGGGCCGTCGCCGGTGATCCGGGACCGGCCTGGATCGGGCCGATCGTGTTCAATCGCGGGGCTTCTGCGATCCGGGTCCACCTCAATGTCATGGAATCGAGCGTGCGCGCGGGGCTCGCACAGAGGCTCGCGGGGCCGGGTCCGTGGCTGATCGCCCGAACCGAGGACACCGAGACGTGGGAGGGAGCTCAGGTGATCGTCAGCTGGGATCTGGTCTCCGAGGAAGCAGTGACCCGTACGGTCGTGCAGGAAGTGCCCGATACTGACGGCTTTCTGGTCGAGGAGATCGATCCCGGCGACGATCGGATCGAGCGGATCGCCGGAAAAATCTACGTCGTTCGCTCGATCAAGAGGCTTGCTCTGGTCCCCCTCTCGGCCGGCGAGCACGATATCGGGTACGTCGAGGTGATTGTGAACCTCGATCGATCGGGGCGCTGGACCGACCTTTTCGGTGCGCGGCTTCCGGTTTCGGTCAGGCGGCGCTCCCGACCTCTGACCATCTCCGTTGCGCCCCGTCCGCCGGGCGCGCGGCACCTCGGAAAGTTCGAAATGGAGTGCTCGCGCCCGACCGTTTCGCCCGCGGGACCGGTCGTGATGGACGTGAGGCTGCGAGGGGAGGGAAACCTTCGGACCGTCCGTCCGCCAGCCTGGAACAGGGAGATCGATGCCCTCACACGGATCGAGCCCGGTCCGGTGAGCTGGACCTGGGACGGGAAGGTCCTCGGAATGAGCCGGAACTGGCGCTACCTGATCTTCCCGAAGGACTCCGGCGCGATGGATCTTTCCGAGCTCACGTTTTCGTTCTTCGATACCGGGATGAAGACGGAGCGAACGGTTTCCTGCAGGCCGCACAGGATCATCGCGATGGCCTCCCGAACGCCCCCCTCCGCGCCCGACGCCGGCGCGGAGATCGGCGGGGAGCCTCCGGAGACGCGGCGAGTCGAAGGCGAAGGAACGCGTTCAGCCATACTGATTGCCGGGGCGCTGGCACTCGCGGCGGTCCTCGGACTCTCTCTGCTGATCGGGAGCCGAAGACGGTCCCGCCTCAGGCGCCGGATCGAAAAGGAGCTCCTGGTTGCTGCCGGGCAGAGCGACTCGAGGCAGTCGGTCGAGCGGGTGCTCGTGCGGCACGGATTGAGACCCGAGGACCTCGAGGCCGGGGTAGGAGAGCTCGAGGACACGTGGCGATCGGTGGTTTCGGCGATCGACGAGAGGCGCCGGGAGCCGTGGAGAGCGGACGAGCTGTCCTCCCTGATCGCCGCACGCCTTGGCGAGCTCGCCGATGAGATGAGTCGCCGTTGACAGTTCATACCATTTAATGCTCAATATAATCGACAAAATGATCTATTCATCGGCACGACGATGGGTCGTGAGATCCGCGGAACTAACGGTAATGCAGCGATGTTGCGGGTGTGCGCATGCAGCCTGAACTGGTCAAGCGTCTCAGAATAGCTCTGCCGACGCTCTTTGCGTTGTTCGCGATCCTGCTCGTTGTGAGCTGGAGGGATCGCGCTCCGGACGTCGAGGCGCTCGAAGCGACCGACGAAAGCCGGGGAGCGGATCGCGCCGAGTTGATCTCGTACGAGTTCGAGGACACGCATCTGGTCGGCTCGCGAATCGTGGCGAAGATCCGGGCGAGGAAGACGGTCGGTTTTGAGTCGGGATGGTACCGGCTGGAAGAGGCGAGGCTGACGTTCTTCTCGGAGGACGGTGGAACCTACGAGCTGGATGCGCCGCGGGTCGAGCTTCAGGCGAAAACGCGCGAGGCGAGGGCCGACGGAGGGGTCCGGGTGACCTCGAGCGACGGGCTCGATCTGCGCACGGAGGCAATTGTCTTCGACGGTACCACGCTGGAGAATGAGATCCCGGTCCGCTTCACGATGCCGCCGTGGCGGGGAAGCGCCAACGGGGTCGACCTCGATGTGGAGGAGGCGTCGCTGCGGCTTCACGGGGGCGTCGACTTTGCGATGCAGCGTGCGGGGGAAGCAGACCCGTTCACGCTCGAGGCGTCGGAGGCGAACCTGAACCGCGGCTCGGGCGAGACTCGATTCAGCGGCGATGTCACGCTTCAGCAGCGGACCGACATTGTTCGATCCGACGAGTTGATCGTCGTATTCGACGCCGATCGGACGCAGCTGGTCGGAATGGAGGGAAGGGGAAACGTCCAGATGATCGTCGCCTCCGATTCGGCGATCGGCGGCGTCAATGTCTCCGCAATGCCGGGAAACCGGGAGATCACTGCAGCCGCGTTCGACGTGAGAGTGGATGGCGATGGGGAGATCCGCGCGATCACGGCACGATCGGGGGAAGGAAAGCGGGTTCGTGCGAGGCTGGAAGGCGCGGTCGAACGGTCGGTCGAGGCGGACCTGATGACGGTCAACTTCACCCGGAAGCGGGCCGAGTCGATCGAAGGAAGCGGCAGTGTCCGGATCGTGGAAACGGGGGAGCGCGCGGGTGCAATCGAGGCCGAGCGCACGGTCATGACGATCGACCAGCGCAACGGTCAGGTAAGTCACGTGATGATGGACGGGAACGTTCGATTCTCCAACCCGGAGGCCACCGCGACTTCGACGAACGCGATTTTCAATGTGGGGAGTGATCTGATCAGGCTCACCGGCTCGGTCGAGAAGAGCCCGACGATCGAGAGCGGGTCCTACAAGGTGAAGGCAGGGGTGATCGAGCTGGAGCCCGGGAGCAGCATTCTGAGAGCCCGCGACCAGGTCGTCGCCGAGCTCTCCGGAGGGGGATCGGCAAATCTGTTCGGCGACGAATCGAGTCCGGTCTTCGTCAACTCGGATTCGATGGTGGTGAGAGAGGACGACGATCTTGCCGCTTTCAGTGGAAGCGTGCGTGCCTGGCAGGGCCGAAATACGCTTTTCGCGGACGACATCCAGATCACCAACGGCGGCAATGACGTGATCGCCCGGGGAAAGGTGAGAGGGGATCTGGTCGACCCGAACGCTCCCGCTGGTTCGCCGGTCGAGATCGAGGCTCCGAGGTTGCGCGTCGACCGGCTGGCGAGCGTCATCGAGCTCGACGGTGGAGTCGTGGTGCGGCAGCAGGGGAGGGTGATGCGAGCCGAGGAGGCGCGGCTGTTTCTGAATGAGTCGAACCGTCTGGAAAGGATGACGGCAGATGGGCGATTGATCGTCGAGGAGCTGGCGACCGGGAGGTCCGCGACGGGGGACTCGGCCGTTTACGAGCTGTCAACCGGAACGATCTCGGTCGACGGCAATCCCGCCACTCTCAACGATGCGAGGGGGTCGGTGGCAGGGCGGCGGATCGTATTCGACCTGGCCAGCAACCGCGTACGCGTCGAGAGAGGTGATTCCCAGACTGAAGCGACATACAATCAGGCCGGTGGATCGGATGATCCTTCTAGCCAGTGACCGAAACCGCGACAAGACCCGCCCCAGGCGGCCTCGAAGAGCACTCGCTCCGCGACAGGCTCTCGACCCGGAATCTGCTCAAGATCTACCGGGGTCGAAAGGTCGTGCGGGACGTTTCGATCGACATCCGCAAGGGTGAGATCGTCGGACTCCTCGGCCCGAACGGGGCCGGCAAGACGACGACTTTTTACATGACGGTCGGATTGACCCGTCCCGACGCCGGAAGCGTAATGCTCGGCCGGGAGGAGATCACCGATCTTCCGATGTATCTCAGGGCGAAGCGGGGGATCAGCTATCTGCCGCAGGAGCCGTCCATTTTTCGGAAGCTGACGGTCGAGCAGAACCTGATGGCCGTTTTCGAGACGAGGAACATGCCGGCTGCCGAACGAGCTCAGCGCACCGAGCAACTCCTCGGGGAGTTCGGTCTGACCCACATCGCGCGAAACCGGGCCTATTCTTTGTCGGGAGGCGAACGGCGGCGATGCGAGATCGCCCGGAGCCTGGCGATCGATCCGGCATTCATCCTGCTGGATGAGCCTTTCGCGGGAATCGATCCAATCGCAGTCTACGACATCCAGAAGATCGTTCAGGGGTTGTGTGAGAGGGGGATCGGTATCCTCATCACCGACCACAACGTGCGCGAAACTTTAAGAATCACCGATCGCGCCTATATCATTAAGGAAGGAGAAATCTTCAGACAGGGCAATCCCCGAACGCTCTCCGAAGACCCGGAGGTCAGGCGGATTTACCTCGGCGAAGAGTTCAGTCTGATCTGAACGAAGGGCCGCACCGGTCCACACTCAAAATGGCACTCGAACAGAAACTCAACCTCAAGATGTCTCAGAAGCTGATCATGACGCCTTCGCTGCAGCAGGCGATCAAGCTTCTGCAGCTGAGCAAGCTCGAGCTTCAGGAGGTCCTCAACGAGGAACTGCTGGAAAATCCGCTGCTGGAGGAGTCGAAGCAGGAAGAAGAGCCCGAGGCGAAGGCCGAGGAAGAGCGGAAAGAGGAAGACGACAAAGCGCGCGAA carries:
- a CDS encoding BatD family protein; this encodes MNRIFLLLILLIASPVAAEVSIEGVPETVETGELFDFDLVLEGDDWSKAPEEIDASNVTIDGPPDQSTEYRRIDGEVERIRRYRYRAVAGDPGPAWIGPIVFNRGASAIRVHLNVMESSVRAGLAQRLAGPGPWLIARTEDTETWEGAQVIVSWDLVSEEAVTRTVVQEVPDTDGFLVEEIDPGDDRIERIAGKIYVVRSIKRLALVPLSAGEHDIGYVEVIVNLDRSGRWTDLFGARLPVSVRRRSRPLTISVAPRPPGARHLGKFEMECSRPTVSPAGPVVMDVRLRGEGNLRTVRPPAWNREIDALTRIEPGPVSWTWDGKVLGMSRNWRYLIFPKDSGAMDLSELTFSFFDTGMKTERTVSCRPHRIIAMASRTPPSAPDAGAEIGGEPPETRRVEGEGTRSAILIAGALALAAVLGLSLLIGSRRRSRLRRRIEKELLVAAGQSDSRQSVERVLVRHGLRPEDLEAGVGELEDTWRSVVSAIDERRREPWRADELSSLIAARLGELADEMSRR
- a CDS encoding VWA domain-containing protein is translated as MDPDTQLTFARPELLALIPLALVLGIVGYWMEQQRRRRANRFQSERLRGVGLPARAAAPWLWSLAVVSALVAIAGPRYGMVEMPTMTSTQSTVIVLDVSNSMLVEDVGAPRLSVAKAIMNEVLNRIGGRVGLVVFEGSAETLAPITDDHAAVRLMLESIGTGELVTSGSSIGLALTTALDLFERAGTDSGMMILVSDGENRGGTVDRALETARQRNVRIHTVLVGTLAGGPIPADDGNLRDDDGRIVVSRARPEDLRKIAAETGGSYFENPFNESGVRGIASTIGRGGTAEDDATVAVPADRYQLPLGIALLFFLLSSFVRRGAE
- the lptB gene encoding LPS export ABC transporter ATP-binding protein, which translates into the protein MTETATRPAPGGLEEHSLRDRLSTRNLLKIYRGRKVVRDVSIDIRKGEIVGLLGPNGAGKTTTFYMTVGLTRPDAGSVMLGREEITDLPMYLRAKRGISYLPQEPSIFRKLTVEQNLMAVFETRNMPAAERAQRTEQLLGEFGLTHIARNRAYSLSGGERRRCEIARSLAIDPAFILLDEPFAGIDPIAVYDIQKIVQGLCERGIGILITDHNVRETLRITDRAYIIKEGEIFRQGNPRTLSEDPEVRRIYLGEEFSLI